One Mycobacteriales bacterium DNA window includes the following coding sequences:
- a CDS encoding MlaD family protein, producing the protein MITRQTKIQLLVFALIAAVGLSYTGLRYAGLGRYFVDQGYLVSADFVDSGGIFKGAEVTYRGVPTGKVEELELREDGVRVVLRLEPGTKVPDSVKAVVGNRSAVGEQYVDLLPTRDGAPFLPERGAVIPQSMTAIPIAPTTLLVNLDRLVTSIDTDELATVLDELGQAFDGAGDSLQRLVDAGDALTQAATDSLPETITLIDDGKTALDTQRDVAGDFRSFNADLADVAAQLRASDPDFRKLFQTGTDSAEVIDDLLEANRSALPVLLANLVTVAQVQKIRIPAIKQILVTYPNVVAGGFTVVPGDGTSHFGLVLDSDPPTCTAGYETTKKRDPSNVTLQTPNLNAYCAVKDGSTHVRGTQNAPRPAGQQPFPDNGGPYPTTSSSGAAASSSSSRPPLGSVDSVLLGDYDPVTGSVVTDDGQRLTVGSSGGASQMLGSDSWQWLLLGPLSS; encoded by the coding sequence GTGATCACCAGGCAGACCAAGATCCAGCTGCTCGTCTTCGCCCTCATCGCCGCGGTGGGGCTGTCCTACACCGGCCTGCGCTACGCCGGCCTCGGCCGCTACTTCGTCGACCAGGGCTACCTCGTGTCGGCCGACTTCGTCGACAGCGGCGGTATCTTCAAGGGCGCCGAGGTGACCTACCGCGGAGTCCCGACCGGCAAGGTGGAGGAGCTCGAGCTCCGCGAGGACGGCGTGCGCGTCGTGCTGCGCCTCGAGCCGGGCACGAAGGTCCCCGACAGCGTCAAGGCCGTGGTCGGCAACCGCTCGGCTGTCGGTGAGCAGTACGTCGACCTGCTGCCGACCCGTGACGGTGCCCCCTTCCTGCCCGAGCGCGGAGCGGTGATCCCTCAGTCGATGACAGCGATCCCCATCGCGCCGACCACGCTGCTGGTCAACCTCGACCGGCTGGTCACGAGCATCGACACCGACGAGCTCGCCACCGTGCTCGACGAGCTCGGCCAGGCCTTCGACGGCGCGGGCGACAGCCTGCAGCGCCTCGTCGACGCCGGCGACGCGCTGACCCAGGCGGCCACCGACTCGCTGCCCGAGACGATCACGCTGATCGACGACGGCAAGACCGCGCTCGACACCCAGCGCGACGTCGCCGGCGACTTCCGCAGCTTCAACGCCGACCTCGCCGACGTCGCCGCGCAGCTGCGTGCGAGCGACCCCGACTTCCGCAAGCTCTTCCAGACCGGCACCGACTCCGCAGAGGTCATCGACGACCTGCTCGAGGCCAACCGCTCCGCCCTTCCGGTGCTACTCGCGAACCTCGTGACGGTCGCCCAGGTGCAGAAGATCCGGATCCCGGCGATCAAGCAGATCCTCGTGACCTACCCCAACGTCGTGGCGGGTGGCTTCACCGTCGTCCCCGGCGACGGCACGAGCCACTTCGGCCTGGTGCTCGACAGCGACCCCCCAACGTGCACGGCGGGCTACGAGACGACCAAGAAGCGCGACCCGAGCAACGTCACCCTGCAGACGCCCAACCTCAACGCCTACTGCGCGGTCAAGGACGGCAGCACCCACGTGCGCGGCACCCAGAACGCCCCGCGCCCGGCGGGTCAGCAGCCGTTCCCCGACAACGGCGGTCCCTACCCGACGACCAGCTCGTCCGGGGCTGCCGCCAGCTCGAGCTCGTCGCGGCCGCCGCTCGGCAGCGTCGACAGCGTCCTGCTTGGCGACTACGACCCGGTCACCGGCTCGGTCGTGACCGATGACGGCCAGCGGCTCACCGTCGGCTCCAGCGGCGGGGCCAGCCAGATGCTGGGCAGCGATTCGTGGCAGTGGCTCCTGTTAGGCCCGCTGTCCTCGTGA
- a CDS encoding MCE family protein, translating into MSAARSRTSRRTTTRVASAVVPVVLLSGCSFSGAQSLPLPGGKGGGGYELQVEFNDVLDLVPQSAVKVDDVTVGRVEDIELNDYTALVTVLVERDVVLPTDTRASLRQTSLLGEKFVSLDRQEGGTGQIKPGTLIPLERTTRNTEIEELLSALSLVLNGGGIEQIQTINKELIAALEGREDKVKDVLTQLDTFVGGLDRQKGQIVRTLDAMDRLTARLARERQTLATGLDDLPDGARVLADEREDLTAVLTGLEQLGDVAVRVIQATKQSTVADLKALTPILDQLGKAGKDLPDALELLTTYPFPRTIDQGIRGDYTNLFITLEVDLQSTLGIVGIPPAGERGGTPTAPGAPTVPKVPAPAVPKPPLPQLQVPGVDLSDLRLGANGRHQSFLGLLLGGLS; encoded by the coding sequence ATGAGCGCAGCGCGGAGCAGGACCTCACGGCGTACGACGACGAGGGTCGCCTCGGCGGTCGTGCCCGTCGTGCTGCTGAGCGGCTGCTCGTTCTCCGGTGCCCAGTCGCTGCCGCTGCCCGGCGGCAAGGGCGGCGGTGGCTACGAGCTGCAGGTCGAGTTCAACGACGTGCTCGACCTGGTGCCGCAGTCGGCCGTCAAGGTCGACGACGTCACCGTCGGGCGCGTCGAGGACATCGAGCTCAACGACTACACCGCGCTCGTGACGGTGCTCGTCGAGCGCGACGTCGTCCTGCCGACCGACACCCGGGCGAGCCTGCGCCAGACGTCGCTGCTCGGCGAGAAGTTCGTCAGCCTCGACCGGCAGGAGGGCGGCACCGGCCAGATCAAGCCCGGCACCCTCATCCCGCTCGAGCGCACCACCCGCAACACCGAGATCGAGGAGTTGCTCTCGGCGCTCTCGCTGGTCCTCAACGGAGGCGGCATCGAGCAGATCCAGACGATCAACAAGGAGCTCATCGCCGCGCTCGAGGGTCGCGAGGACAAGGTCAAGGACGTCCTTACGCAGCTCGACACGTTCGTCGGCGGGCTCGACCGGCAGAAGGGCCAGATCGTGCGGACTCTCGACGCCATGGACCGGCTCACCGCGCGGCTCGCCCGGGAGCGGCAGACCCTCGCGACCGGCCTCGACGACCTGCCCGACGGCGCCCGTGTCCTCGCCGACGAGCGCGAGGACCTCACCGCGGTGCTGACCGGGCTCGAGCAGCTCGGTGACGTCGCGGTGCGGGTGATCCAGGCGACCAAGCAGAGCACCGTCGCGGACCTCAAGGCCCTCACGCCGATCCTCGACCAGCTCGGCAAAGCCGGCAAGGACCTGCCCGACGCGCTCGAGCTGCTGACGACCTACCCCTTTCCGCGCACCATCGACCAGGGCATCCGCGGCGACTACACCAACCTGTTCATCACCCTTGAAGTCGACCTGCAGTCGACGCTCGGCATCGTCGGCATCCCGCCGGCGGGGGAGCGGGGCGGCACGCCCACAGCGCCCGGCGCGCCGACGGTCCCGAAGGTCCCCGCGCCCGCGGTGCCGAAGCCGCCGCTGCCTCAGCTGCAGGTGCCCGGAGTCGACCTGTCCGACCTGCGACTCGGGGCCAACGGCCGCCACCAGAGCTTCCTCGGACTGCTGCTCGGAGGCCTGTCGTGA
- a CDS encoding MCE family protein, whose protein sequence is MNRLPVGVLAALLALAGTAGCGIGDPEPSTLSARFDRAVGVYVNSDVRVLGVRIGKVTKITPDGDDVLIDMEYDPKFKVPADAKAVLVAPSIVSDRYVQLTPVWRDGPTLPDGADLGTDRTAVPVELDAIYSSLDTLNRALGPEGANADGALSDLIDTGAKNLDGNGALLNSTLKDLSLAIGTLSNQKDDLFGTIENLQDFTTTIATSDRTVRNFNADLADVAAQLNDQKQDLAAAVKALSVALGEVATFVKQNSEDLTANVKNLADVTGALVKQKRALEEFLDNSPTALSNLQLAYNPQAGTLDTRDNNTSQTTPQAVVCNLLITVGQGALCDSLPAGGITAPAPAGVQRDLTLGGILEQGR, encoded by the coding sequence GTGAACCGCCTGCCCGTCGGCGTCCTCGCCGCCCTGCTCGCGCTCGCCGGCACCGCCGGGTGCGGCATCGGCGACCCCGAGCCGAGCACCCTGTCGGCCCGCTTCGACCGCGCCGTCGGCGTCTACGTCAACAGCGACGTGCGCGTCCTCGGCGTCCGCATCGGCAAGGTCACCAAGATCACTCCGGACGGTGACGACGTGCTCATCGACATGGAGTACGACCCGAAGTTCAAGGTCCCGGCCGACGCCAAAGCGGTGCTCGTCGCCCCGTCGATCGTGTCGGACCGCTACGTCCAGCTGACGCCGGTGTGGCGCGACGGCCCGACCCTGCCCGACGGCGCCGACCTCGGCACCGACCGCACCGCGGTCCCCGTCGAGCTCGACGCGATCTACTCCAGCCTCGACACCCTCAACAGGGCCCTCGGCCCGGAGGGCGCCAACGCCGACGGCGCGCTGTCCGACCTCATCGACACCGGGGCGAAGAACCTCGACGGCAACGGCGCGCTGCTCAACAGCACGCTGAAGGACCTCTCTCTCGCGATCGGCACGCTGTCGAACCAGAAGGACGACCTGTTCGGCACGATCGAGAACCTCCAGGACTTCACCACCACGATCGCGACTAGCGACCGCACGGTGCGCAACTTCAACGCTGATCTCGCCGACGTCGCCGCGCAGCTCAACGACCAGAAGCAGGACCTCGCCGCCGCGGTGAAGGCCCTGTCGGTCGCGCTCGGTGAGGTCGCGACCTTCGTGAAGCAGAACTCCGAGGACCTCACCGCCAACGTCAAGAACCTCGCCGACGTCACGGGTGCGCTGGTCAAGCAGAAGCGGGCGCTCGAGGAGTTCCTCGACAACTCCCCGACCGCGTTGTCCAACCTGCAGCTGGCCTACAACCCGCAGGCGGGCACGCTCGACACGCGCGACAACAACACGTCGCAGACCACCCCGCAGGCGGTGGTGTGCAACCTGCTCATCACCGTCGGGCAGGGCGCGCTGTGCGACTCGCTGCCGGCGGGTGGCATCACGGCGCCCGCCCCGGCCGGCGTCCAACGCGACCTGACCCTCGGCGGCATCCTGGAGCAGGGCCGATGA
- a CDS encoding MCE family protein: MRPFREMNKTAIGAVGITAIVGALFFSFSLERLPLVGGGDEFKAEFSEAAGLRPNDEVRVAGVKKGKVIGVDLAGDKVLVTMRLKDVEFGRESRADIRIKTVLGRKFVMLTPDGVGQMEPGDTIPLARTSSPYDIAEAFQGLSATVGEIDEAQLAQAFTVLSDTFRDTPDEVKASLTGLSRLSRTIASRDAELKVLLDRSRGVTEVLAQRDEDLVAFMADASLLFDEVTRRRAAIDALLTSTVALSEQLRALVRENQAQLQPALERLRGVTDVLKANQANLDKALPRLAAFTRLFGNNLGNGRWFDTLIQNLTNPTGFVPGEFGAPAGTTQQGGTP; this comes from the coding sequence ATGAGGCCGTTCCGCGAGATGAACAAGACCGCCATCGGCGCGGTCGGGATCACCGCCATCGTCGGCGCGCTGTTCTTCTCCTTCAGCCTCGAGCGCCTCCCGCTCGTGGGCGGCGGAGACGAGTTCAAGGCAGAGTTCAGCGAGGCCGCCGGTCTGCGCCCCAACGACGAGGTCCGCGTCGCGGGCGTGAAGAAGGGCAAGGTCATCGGCGTCGACCTCGCCGGCGACAAGGTGCTCGTGACGATGCGCCTCAAGGACGTGGAGTTCGGCCGTGAGTCGCGCGCCGACATCCGCATCAAGACCGTCCTCGGGCGCAAGTTCGTGATGCTCACCCCGGACGGCGTCGGGCAGATGGAGCCCGGCGACACGATCCCGCTCGCCCGCACCTCCTCGCCGTACGACATCGCCGAGGCATTCCAGGGCCTGTCCGCCACCGTCGGCGAGATCGACGAGGCCCAGCTCGCGCAGGCCTTCACGGTCCTGTCCGACACCTTCCGCGACACCCCCGACGAGGTGAAGGCCTCGCTCACCGGGCTGTCGCGGCTGTCCCGCACGATCGCGAGCCGCGACGCCGAGCTCAAGGTCCTGCTCGACCGCAGCCGCGGGGTCACCGAGGTGCTCGCCCAGCGCGACGAGGACCTGGTGGCCTTCATGGCCGACGCGAGCCTGCTCTTCGACGAGGTCACCCGGCGGCGCGCGGCCATCGACGCGCTGCTGACCTCGACGGTGGCGCTCTCGGAGCAGCTGCGCGCGCTCGTACGCGAGAACCAGGCCCAGCTGCAGCCGGCGCTGGAGCGGCTGCGCGGCGTCACCGACGTGCTCAAGGCCAACCAGGCCAACCTCGACAAGGCGCTGCCACGACTCGCGGCCTTCACCCGCTTGTTCGGCAACAACCTCGGTAACGGACGGTGGTTCGACACCCTCATCCAGAACCTCACCAACCCCACCGGTTTCGTCCCCGGCGAGTTCGGTGCCCCAGCCGGCACCACCCAGCAGGGAGGTACGCCGTGA